The Pleurocapsa minor HA4230-MV1 nucleotide sequence CAACTTTAAGAAGTTTCTCTAATCACAGTTTTGAGCATTATTTCCTGATTTCAAGCCACAAAATCCCCGAATTTGACCAAATTGCGTTCAGATTCACAAATAGACCCAAATCATATTTTTCTTTTCTGTAATTTACATTTTTATTATGTCCAAACTGTCTCGTCGCAAGTTCATTTTCTCAGCAGGTGTTACTGCTGCTGGCACTTTATTGGTACATGGTTGCACTTCTTCTAATGAAACTGCCGAATCAAGTTCTACTCCCCAACCAACAGCCCAACCAGTAGCAAATCTTAGCCCTGAAGAAACTCCAGAAGTCACGACTGCAAAACTAGGATTTATTGCCCTTACTGATGCAGCCCCTTTAGTAATTGCTTCAGAAAAAGGATTATTTGCTAAATACGGGATGACCGAAGTAGAAGTTCTCAAGCAGGCTTCTTGGCCAGTAACTAGAGATAATATTGAACTGGGTTCGGCTGGAGATGGAATTGATGGTGCGCATATTCTCAGCCCCATGCCTTATCTAATGACTTTGGGAACGATTACTAAACAGCCTGTACCCATGTATATCTTGGCGAGATTAAATACTAATGGTCAAGCAATCTCTGTCAGTGAAGACTATCTAGAGACGAAAGTTGGCATAGATAGTAGCAAAATGAAAGATGTGTTTGCCAAAGCTAAAGCTGAAGATAAAGAACTTAATGCAGCTATTACCTTTCCAGGTGGAACTCACGATTTATGGATGCGTTATTGGTTAGCTGCTGGTGGTGTAAATCCTGAAAACGATATTTCTGTAATTCCCGTACCGCCTCCACAAATGGTTGCCAATATGAAAATTGGGGCGATGGAAACTTTTTGTGTGGGAGAGCCTTGGAATGCTCAATTAGTCAACCAAGAACAAGGCTACACTGCTCTAGTCACTGGAGAAATTTGGAAAAACCATCCAGAAAAAGCTTTTGCTCTGCGGGCTGATTGGGTAGATAAAAATCCCAAAGCTGCTAAAGCTTTAACCAAAGCTGTCTTAGAAGCACAACAATGGTGTGATAAACCAGAAAATCTACAGGAAATGTGTGAGATTGTTTCTCAAGATAAATGGTTCAAAGTACCAACCGAAGATATTATCGGCAGACTTCAAGGACAAATCGATTATGGTGACGGGCGTACAGTTAACAATCCCGATATCTCGATGAAATTCTGGAAAGATAATGCTTCTTATCCTTACAAGAGTCACGATTTATGGTTTTTAACCGAAGATATTCGTTGGGGTTATATTCCTGCTGATACAGATACCAAGGCTTTAGTTAATAAAGTCAATCGTTCTGATATTTGGAAAGAAGCTGCTAAAGCAATTAAAGTAGCCGATGCGCAAATTCCCAAGACTGATTCTCGTGGTGTAGAGACTTTCTTTGATGGAGTTAAGTTCGATCCTGAAAATCCCCAGGCTTATTTAAACAGTTTGAAAATCAAAAAAGCCTAATTTGGGGAATTGATAATTATCCATTGTCAATTATCAATTTTGAAATAAATGGTGGGCATTGCCCACCCTACAACTACTAATTACAATTTCTTACCAAAAAGTAGTTTTTTAGAATCGGATTTAGATCACGCCACCTTAAAATATTCATCTTACTTCTCTGACTATGACAGCTAATCTTGATAATTCCCTGAAAAAGCCAAATTTCTTTGTTTCTCTGATTAAACAACCCCCCAGAAAAATATTAGCTCCCATTTGTGCGTTGCTCTTTATTTTGACCCTGTGGCAGGTTTTATGTAGTGGTGAAGATGCCAATTTACCCAGTCCGATCAAAACTTTTCAAGATACTGCCGAGCTAATATTCGATCCTTTTTTTGATAACGGTGGTACAGATAAAGGTCTGTTTTGGCAGATTCTGGCTAGCTTACAGAGGGTGGCAATTGGATATAGTTTGGCAGCAATTGTCGGCATTGGCTTGGGAATTTTAATTGGTTCTAATTCTTTTATGTACGATGCGGTAGATCCTATCTTTCAAATCTTGCGTACTGTACCGCCTTTAGCTTGGTTGCCGATCGCTCTAGCTGCTTTTGAAGAAGCTAACCCCTCAGCGATTTTTGTAATTTTCATTACAGCAATTTGGCCGATTATTATCAATACTACGGTAGGAGTGCAGCAAATCCCCCAAGATTATAAGAATGTTGCCAAAGTGTTGCATTTATCGGGAACTAAATACTTTTGGGAAATCATGTTCCCTGCTGCTGTTCCTTACATTTTTTCAGGTTTGAGAATTGGTATTGGTCTTTCTTGGTTGGCGATCGTCGCTGCCGAAATGCTGGTTGGTGGTGTCGGCATTGGATTCTTTATCTGGGACTCCTATAACAGTTCTCAGCTAAGTGAGATTATCGTGGCTTTGATTTACGTTGGTGTGGTCGGTTTGATCCTGGATCGCCTTGTTGCTTGGATTGCTTCAGTAGTAGTTCCCTCGGAAGAACAACAGTAACCCAAGTCAAAAGTACCACAAGGGTATAACATCAAAAGTTAGAAGTCAGAGGAGAATATTGATTTCTAATTCCTATTACCCATTACCCATTACCCACTACCCACTACCCACTACCCACTACCTAAAAACTAATGACAGCATTTCTTGAAGTAGATCACGTAGATAAGGTATTTCCTCTAGCGAATGGAGGCAGATACATTGCCCTAAAAAATATTAATCTGGAAATTAAACAGGGAGAATTTGTTTGTTTACTTGGCCATTCTGGTTGTGGTAAATCTACCTTGCTGAATATTGTGGCAGGTTTAGATAAGCCAACTCAAGGTGGGATTATCTTGGAAAACAGACAGGTAAAAGATCCTGGCCCC carries:
- a CDS encoding ABC transporter substrate-binding protein — encoded protein: MSKLSRRKFIFSAGVTAAGTLLVHGCTSSNETAESSSTPQPTAQPVANLSPEETPEVTTAKLGFIALTDAAPLVIASEKGLFAKYGMTEVEVLKQASWPVTRDNIELGSAGDGIDGAHILSPMPYLMTLGTITKQPVPMYILARLNTNGQAISVSEDYLETKVGIDSSKMKDVFAKAKAEDKELNAAITFPGGTHDLWMRYWLAAGGVNPENDISVIPVPPPQMVANMKIGAMETFCVGEPWNAQLVNQEQGYTALVTGEIWKNHPEKAFALRADWVDKNPKAAKALTKAVLEAQQWCDKPENLQEMCEIVSQDKWFKVPTEDIIGRLQGQIDYGDGRTVNNPDISMKFWKDNASYPYKSHDLWFLTEDIRWGYIPADTDTKALVNKVNRSDIWKEAAKAIKVADAQIPKTDSRGVETFFDGVKFDPENPQAYLNSLKIKKA
- the ntrB gene encoding nitrate ABC transporter permease gives rise to the protein MTANLDNSLKKPNFFVSLIKQPPRKILAPICALLFILTLWQVLCSGEDANLPSPIKTFQDTAELIFDPFFDNGGTDKGLFWQILASLQRVAIGYSLAAIVGIGLGILIGSNSFMYDAVDPIFQILRTVPPLAWLPIALAAFEEANPSAIFVIFITAIWPIIINTTVGVQQIPQDYKNVAKVLHLSGTKYFWEIMFPAAVPYIFSGLRIGIGLSWLAIVAAEMLVGGVGIGFFIWDSYNSSQLSEIIVALIYVGVVGLILDRLVAWIASVVVPSEEQQ